The following are from one region of the Acidobacteriota bacterium genome:
- a CDS encoding helix-turn-helix transcriptional regulator — protein MNIDKDLVAASATPLVLAILSEGESYGYAVIKRVGELSGGELQWTDGMLYPLLHRLERNGLVEALWARSETGRRRKYYRLTRAGSKQLEDHCRQWQVVNQTMKGIRHMALTGVLS, from the coding sequence GTGAACATCGACAAGGATCTTGTCGCCGCCTCGGCCACGCCGCTCGTGCTCGCCATCCTGAGCGAAGGTGAAAGTTACGGATACGCCGTCATCAAGCGGGTCGGCGAACTGTCCGGCGGCGAACTGCAATGGACCGACGGCATGCTCTACCCTCTTCTTCACCGCCTCGAGCGCAACGGCCTTGTCGAGGCGCTCTGGGCCCGGTCGGAAACAGGACGGCGACGCAAGTACTACCGGCTGACCCGTGCCGGCTCGAAGCAGCTCGAGGACCATTGCCGCCAGTGGCAAGTCGTGAATCAAACGATGAAGGGAATCCGGCATATGGCCTTGACAGGAGTCCTATCGTGA
- a CDS encoding zinc ribbon domain-containing protein, with protein sequence MAITRCPYCRAIIDEKDQFCTNCGTQLLFPEDEAVEEDIPGDRIIDVADEEKDYEIPPPGIEENEEDGDGDSVAENDLEEEVIIIDEIEEAVRRAASDDSDPSVTEKPPVEEPPNEEPPFKDPPIKEPPAKDPPIKEPPNEDAPGIPIDKDPQDEEPSHHRDPELSDHASTASRPLTFDTGELEKSGKTAADLGKLEIDRWLDDRREQDQKKGDTLPPWAGEMKSSRSEEGIADSGIGLPERVTQAALPFGSTPETQPEEDISWKPGEDDEEPSDWAMDREEEFDDSGEWEEPVEDEVAPVPVRSSRMTGFLKSKAFDLFFLAVVWLISAVLAARLMDTSIFRLLPAAPKALLGYYAVLVAMYFFLFQFFLGETLGDRMFRRKNAG encoded by the coding sequence ATGGCTATTACGCGATGTCCCTACTGCCGGGCGATCATCGACGAAAAAGACCAGTTTTGCACGAACTGCGGAACCCAGCTTCTTTTTCCCGAAGATGAAGCCGTCGAGGAAGACATCCCCGGTGACCGAATCATCGACGTCGCCGACGAAGAGAAAGACTACGAAATCCCTCCCCCCGGGATCGAAGAGAATGAGGAGGATGGCGACGGCGATTCCGTCGCTGAAAACGATCTCGAAGAAGAAGTCATCATCATCGACGAAATCGAAGAGGCCGTCCGCCGCGCCGCGTCCGACGATTCCGATCCATCGGTGACCGAAAAGCCCCCCGTCGAAGAGCCCCCCAATGAAGAACCTCCATTCAAGGATCCTCCAATAAAGGAACCTCCGGCCAAGGATCCTCCGATCAAAGAGCCTCCGAACGAAGACGCTCCCGGGATTCCCATTGACAAGGATCCGCAGGACGAGGAGCCGTCTCATCACCGGGATCCGGAGCTGTCCGATCATGCCTCGACCGCGTCCCGGCCTCTGACCTTCGATACCGGTGAACTCGAAAAGAGCGGGAAAACCGCCGCCGACTTGGGAAAGCTGGAGATCGACCGTTGGCTTGATGATCGCAGGGAGCAGGATCAGAAAAAAGGAGACACCCTCCCGCCTTGGGCGGGAGAAATGAAAAGCTCCCGCTCCGAGGAGGGTATTGCGGATTCGGGAATCGGCCTTCCCGAGCGCGTCACTCAGGCCGCTCTGCCCTTCGGTTCGACTCCCGAGACGCAACCGGAAGAGGACATCTCCTGGAAACCCGGCGAAGACGACGAAGAACCTTCGGATTGGGCCATGGACCGGGAAGAAGAATTCGATGATTCCGGCGAATGGGAAGAGCCCGTCGAGGATGAAGTCGCACCCGTCCCGGTCCGTTCCTCACGGATGACCGGGTTTCTCAAGTCCAAAGCTTTCGATCTTTTCTTTCTCGCCGTCGTCTGGCTGATTTCGGCCGTGCTGGCGGCCCGGCTCATGGACACGTCGATCTTTCGGCTCCTGCCGGCCGCACCCAAGGCTCTTCTGGGATATTATGCCGTTCTTGTGGCCATGTATTTCTTCCTGTTCCAGTTCTTCCTGGGAGAGACCCTCGGCGACCGCATGTTCCGCCGGAAAAACGCCGGCTGA
- the lptB gene encoding LPS export ABC transporter ATP-binding protein has product MSVLEARDLVKTFGRRTVVKDVGLNIRTGEIVGLLGRNGAGKTTTFLMIAGLLRPDGGRLSLDGEDISKWTTVERAEKGITYLPQEGSIFLKESVLGNLLMVLELQGLARSERAASANALLEELGLQDLASQEAYTLSGGERRRLEICRALVLKPRFLLLDEPFTGIDPLTILELQKIFLRLKNRNIGIVVSDHNVYDTFKIVDRACIIDEGEILMEGPPERLAADARVREKFLGSSFRFSNG; this is encoded by the coding sequence ATGTCCGTACTGGAAGCCCGCGATCTGGTGAAAACATTCGGCCGCCGAACCGTGGTCAAGGATGTCGGCCTGAACATTCGAACCGGCGAAATCGTCGGGCTTCTCGGACGGAACGGCGCGGGCAAGACGACGACTTTTCTGATGATCGCCGGGCTTCTTCGGCCCGACGGAGGACGCCTGTCGCTTGACGGCGAAGACATCTCCAAATGGACGACCGTCGAACGGGCGGAAAAAGGCATCACCTATCTTCCCCAGGAAGGATCGATTTTTCTCAAGGAATCCGTTCTGGGCAACCTGCTGATGGTTCTGGAGCTTCAGGGTCTGGCTAGAAGTGAGCGGGCGGCCTCGGCGAACGCTCTTCTTGAAGAGTTGGGTTTGCAGGATTTGGCTTCCCAGGAGGCCTACACTCTATCCGGAGGCGAACGGCGAAGGCTCGAAATCTGCCGGGCCCTCGTTCTCAAACCGCGCTTCCTTCTCCTGGATGAACCCTTCACGGGGATCGATCCCCTGACCATTCTTGAACTTCAGAAAATTTTTCTCCGGCTCAAGAATCGGAACATCGGCATCGTCGTCTCCGATCACAACGTCTACGACACCTTCAAAATCGTCGATCGGGCCTGCATTATCGATGAGGGGGAGATTCTCATGGAAGGGCCACCCGAAAGGCTGGCCGCCGATGCCCGCGTGCGGGAAAAGTTCCTCGGGTCCTCTTTTCGTTTCTCGAACGGCTGA
- a CDS encoding glycosyltransferase family 4 protein, with protein sequence MKIAFIGQKGVPATFGGVEYHVDELGRHLAALGHEVTIYVRSWYTPRRLKTHNGMRLVHLPTIRTKHLDAAVHSFTAAVHAAFNNFDIVHFHALGPSFFSFIPAMAGKTVVVTVHRLDWATRKWGPLARRLLKIAERVVVHVPRKTIVVSRDLQTYFRNKYRRETAHVSHGITLPQRESPNIIRQKYHLRGGDFILFMGRLTPEKRVDWLLEAYRRAVADRPASDRPRLVIAGGSSATDAHVRSLQEQADKIPGVVFTGYVRGKEKDELLSNAALFVLPSSLEGFPIVLIEARSHGLCCLASDIPPHREAIRDGEDGRLFHSGDLGDLSDKLADLLDKPETRKAMGAAALKALSVRPGWEDVARKTLSVYQAALPRA encoded by the coding sequence ATGAAGATCGCCTTCATCGGACAAAAAGGCGTTCCGGCGACATTCGGCGGCGTCGAATACCACGTGGACGAACTCGGCCGGCACCTGGCCGCCCTCGGCCACGAAGTCACCATTTATGTCCGGAGCTGGTATACGCCCAGGCGGCTCAAAACCCACAACGGTATGCGTCTGGTCCATCTGCCCACGATCCGGACCAAGCATCTCGACGCAGCCGTTCACAGTTTTACGGCCGCCGTTCACGCTGCGTTTAACAATTTCGATATTGTGCATTTTCATGCCCTGGGCCCCTCATTTTTTTCCTTCATTCCCGCCATGGCCGGAAAAACCGTTGTGGTCACCGTCCACCGGCTGGACTGGGCCACCCGGAAATGGGGTCCGCTGGCAAGGAGACTGCTCAAGATCGCCGAACGTGTGGTCGTCCATGTTCCGCGGAAAACCATCGTCGTTTCGAGGGATCTGCAAACCTATTTTCGAAACAAGTACCGCCGCGAGACGGCCCATGTCTCTCATGGGATCACTCTGCCGCAGCGTGAATCTCCCAATATCATTCGGCAAAAATACCATCTCAGGGGCGGGGATTTCATTCTGTTTATGGGACGCCTGACACCGGAAAAAAGAGTCGACTGGCTCCTGGAGGCTTACCGCAGGGCGGTCGCGGATCGGCCGGCATCGGACAGGCCACGGCTTGTTATCGCCGGAGGATCGAGCGCCACCGACGCCCATGTCCGCAGTCTTCAGGAACAGGCTGATAAAATCCCCGGCGTCGTTTTCACGGGATATGTCCGCGGGAAGGAAAAAGACGAGCTTCTCAGCAACGCGGCCCTTTTCGTGCTGCCGTCGTCTCTCGAGGGCTTTCCTATCGTTCTTATCGAGGCTCGAAGCCATGGCCTGTGTTGTCTGGCCAGCGACATTCCACCGCACCGCGAAGCCATCCGGGACGGGGAGGACGGCCGCCTATTCCACTCCGGTGACCTCGGGGACTTATCGGACAAGCTGGCCGATCTCCTTGATAAGCCAGAAACCCGAAAAGCCATGGGAGCGGCGGCCCTGAAAGCCCTTTCGGTCCGGCCCGGATGGGAGGATGTCGCGCGGAAAACATTGAGCGTCTACCAGGCGGCCCTGCCAAGGGCCTGA
- a CDS encoding radical SAM protein — translation MKLQAAVITTYACHSRCTMCGIWKHRIDEREDIRPIVLERLPELSFCNITGGEPFLRKDIGDIVAVLKKKARRIVVSTNGYLTDQILCLARNHPDIGFRISLEGLPKRNDELRGMADGFDHGLKTLLGLMELGLKDIGLAVTVSDTNAADLLPLHRLACRMRVDFATAAVHNSFYFHMDDNRISDPESVARRFMELAEIQLRSRRIKDWYRAYFNAGLAGYVSGATRPLPCGAGRDIFFIDPRGEVLPCNGMEERFWFESMGNLLEQAFDEIWSSEQARRVREKVRTCPKNCWMIGTAAPAMKRHLFRTTAWIARRKAARAVRQRRI, via the coding sequence GTGAAACTCCAGGCTGCGGTCATCACGACCTATGCCTGCCACAGCCGCTGCACGATGTGCGGCATATGGAAACATCGCATCGATGAAAGGGAAGACATTCGTCCAATCGTTCTCGAGCGGCTTCCCGAGCTGTCGTTTTGCAATATCACAGGGGGAGAGCCGTTTCTCCGAAAAGACATCGGGGACATCGTCGCCGTCCTCAAGAAAAAAGCCCGGCGCATCGTTGTCTCCACAAACGGTTATCTGACCGACCAGATCCTTTGCCTGGCGCGAAATCATCCCGACATCGGTTTTCGGATCAGCCTGGAAGGCCTTCCCAAACGAAACGACGAGCTTCGCGGGATGGCGGACGGTTTCGACCATGGTCTGAAAACGCTTCTGGGTCTCATGGAACTGGGGCTGAAGGACATCGGACTTGCCGTCACGGTTTCCGACACCAATGCGGCCGATCTTCTTCCCCTTCATCGGCTGGCCTGCCGGATGCGTGTGGATTTCGCCACGGCCGCCGTCCACAATTCCTTCTATTTTCACATGGACGACAACAGGATCTCCGATCCGGAAAGCGTCGCCCGACGCTTCATGGAGCTTGCTGAAATTCAACTCCGGTCCCGGCGGATCAAGGACTGGTATCGGGCTTATTTCAACGCCGGGCTGGCCGGATATGTGTCGGGGGCGACGCGGCCCCTGCCTTGCGGTGCAGGCCGGGATATCTTTTTTATCGACCCCCGGGGAGAAGTTCTTCCCTGCAACGGCATGGAGGAGCGCTTTTGGTTCGAGAGCATGGGTAACCTTCTCGAGCAAGCTTTCGACGAAATCTGGTCTTCAGAACAGGCCCGTCGTGTCCGCGAAAAAGTCCGCACGTGTCCTAAAAACTGTTGGATGATCGGCACTGCGGCCCCCGCCATGAAACGACACCTCTTTCGGACGACAGCCTGGATCGCCCGGCGCAAGGCTGCCCGGGCCGTCCGGCAGAGGCGGATATGA
- a CDS encoding glycosyltransferase: MKILLVNKFFYRKGGSETLFFDTAELLRRHGHEVRFFSMSHPRNETHPDSRYFMSPIDFDRLKGPSAKLKAAGRILYSLEARRKIEALIRRARPDVAHLHNIHRQISPSILHGLRRYGIPTVMTLHDYQLVCPAYILLSGGQPCDRCRGGRYYHGVLRRCLKNSAAAGFLGAAEAVFHRTVLGIFRNVDLFISPSLFLIQQFRSMGFRGRIRHLPNLFDPGPPPESSIPAEKTLVFAGRLSTEKGVGLLLEAVRNVEVTVKILGDGPERTALERTARTLGLTNVAFLGHQPRERVWEEIRRSLAIVVPSIWPENSPYAVVEAFALGKPVIGAFVGGIPEFVRNGETGRLFKSGSAFDLQRSILSFLENPERIPVMGKNARKFSEEHFHPNRHYDGLITAYRSAAENRR, from the coding sequence GTGAAGATTCTCCTCGTCAACAAGTTCTTCTATCGCAAAGGCGGAAGCGAAACTCTGTTTTTCGACACGGCCGAACTGCTGCGGCGACACGGCCACGAAGTTCGTTTTTTCTCCATGAGTCATCCCCGGAACGAGACTCATCCGGATTCCCGATACTTCATGTCCCCGATCGATTTCGACCGCCTGAAAGGCCCGAGTGCCAAGCTGAAAGCCGCCGGCCGGATTCTCTATTCCCTGGAAGCGCGCCGGAAAATCGAGGCTCTGATCCGCCGAGCCCGTCCCGATGTCGCCCATCTCCACAATATCCACCGCCAGATCTCTCCCTCCATTCTCCATGGGCTCCGCCGGTACGGTATTCCGACGGTCATGACCCTTCACGACTATCAGCTTGTCTGCCCGGCCTACATTTTGCTGAGCGGCGGACAGCCCTGTGACCGGTGCCGCGGCGGCCGCTATTACCATGGCGTTCTCCGGCGATGTCTCAAAAACTCCGCGGCCGCCGGCTTTCTCGGCGCCGCCGAGGCGGTTTTTCATCGCACTGTTCTCGGCATTTTCCGCAATGTCGATCTCTTCATCAGCCCAAGCCTCTTTCTCATCCAACAATTTCGTTCCATGGGATTCCGCGGCCGGATCCGCCATCTTCCCAACCTCTTCGACCCGGGACCGCCTCCCGAAAGCTCAATCCCCGCGGAAAAAACACTCGTCTTCGCCGGCCGTCTGTCGACGGAAAAAGGAGTCGGTCTCCTCCTCGAAGCCGTTCGGAACGTCGAGGTTACGGTCAAAATCCTCGGCGACGGTCCGGAAAGGACGGCGCTCGAAAGGACGGCCCGGACTCTCGGCCTAACCAACGTCGCTTTCCTCGGACACCAGCCAAGGGAACGGGTTTGGGAAGAAATCCGAAGGTCCCTGGCCATCGTCGTTCCTTCGATATGGCCGGAAAACAGCCCTTATGCCGTCGTTGAAGCTTTCGCTCTGGGCAAACCGGTTATCGGCGCCTTCGTCGGCGGCATTCCCGAATTCGTACGCAACGGGGAGACGGGACGGCTTTTCAAGTCAGGATCGGCCTTCGATCTTCAGAGGTCGATCTTGTCTTTTCTCGAAAATCCTGAAAGAATACCCGTCATGGGAAAAAACGCCCGGAAGTTCTCCGAAGAGCATTTCCATCCCAACCGGCACTACGACGGCCTCATAACCGCCTATCGTTCGGCTGCGGAGAACCGCCGGTGA
- a CDS encoding polysaccharide pyruvyl transferase family protein: MRIVILNTHSVLNTGDAAIVKAQLDFAREVYPGADIALTSRTASLDRIAYDAWNVDVFPPLFPAPSAYSGRPGKTARLLTETGNPAAKLRLLKCLSTADLVIGSGGGYFWTGRKRLPGPMFLQNILHVKIASWMKKPLIHFPQSFGPLDGTAARRLLKNALGGRGVRKIFAREDESHAFLCKLLAGSPGRNRVGICPDAVFLEPPIEPRRPRDRSRPLIAVTPRRWSFPNLPRRDARDRSRAYLAALEKACSEIVRRLDASILVLPWVRGPGRFEDDREIARRLYRRLCTVLPENRAIYGGGAATDPPDAVMDRLARADLVIATRFHSALLALLRGIPVVSIGYQPKSSSTLRSLGLQKYSLDIGDLSPERISGLAAEALAEAGDISDRMRAATEKLRMEARTKLKAGMAVACGRETL; the protein is encoded by the coding sequence GTGAGAATTGTCATTCTCAATACCCACTCCGTTCTCAACACGGGCGACGCGGCCATCGTCAAAGCCCAGCTCGATTTTGCAAGAGAGGTTTATCCGGGAGCGGATATCGCCCTGACCTCGCGAACGGCCTCCCTCGACAGGATCGCTTACGATGCCTGGAATGTCGATGTCTTCCCGCCCCTTTTTCCCGCGCCTTCGGCTTATTCCGGTCGACCGGGAAAGACGGCCCGGTTGTTGACCGAGACGGGAAATCCGGCCGCCAAGTTGCGTCTCCTGAAGTGTCTTTCGACCGCCGATCTCGTCATCGGCAGCGGCGGGGGATATTTCTGGACCGGGCGAAAACGCCTGCCGGGACCGATGTTTCTCCAGAACATTCTCCACGTGAAAATCGCATCCTGGATGAAAAAGCCCCTGATTCATTTTCCCCAATCGTTCGGCCCCTTGGACGGCACGGCCGCCCGCCGTCTTCTGAAAAACGCTCTGGGGGGACGGGGCGTCCGGAAAATCTTCGCCCGCGAAGACGAATCCCACGCATTTCTTTGCAAGCTTCTGGCCGGGTCACCGGGTCGGAACCGGGTCGGAATATGCCCTGATGCCGTTTTTCTCGAGCCCCCGATTGAGCCGAGGCGGCCGAGGGATCGGTCACGCCCTTTGATCGCGGTCACCCCGCGCCGGTGGAGTTTTCCCAACCTGCCCCGCCGGGATGCCCGGGATCGAAGCCGGGCTTATCTGGCGGCTCTGGAAAAAGCCTGCAGCGAAATCGTCCGGAGACTTGATGCCTCAATCCTGGTTCTTCCCTGGGTCCGCGGACCCGGCCGTTTCGAGGATGATCGGGAGATTGCGCGGCGCCTTTACCGGCGTTTATGCACGGTCCTTCCCGAAAACCGGGCGATCTACGGAGGAGGAGCGGCAACGGATCCGCCCGACGCTGTTATGGACCGTCTGGCTCGCGCCGATCTGGTCATCGCCACCCGATTCCATTCCGCGCTTCTGGCCCTTCTCCGGGGAATCCCCGTCGTCTCCATCGGTTACCAGCCAAAAAGCTCTTCCACTCTTCGGTCTTTGGGTTTGCAGAAATATTCCCTGGACATCGGGGATCTTTCGCCGGAACGAATCTCCGGATTGGCTGCCGAGGCCCTGGCCGAAGCCGGGGACATATCCGACAGGATGCGCGCCGCCACAGAGAAGCTTCGCATGGAAGCCCGAACCAAACTCAAAGCCGGAATGGCTGTGGCATGCGGACGGGAGACCCTGTGA